Within the Dolichospermum compactum NIES-806 genome, the region NNNNNNNNNNNNNNNNNNNNNNNNNNNNNNNNNNNNNNNNNNNNNNNNNNNNNNNNNNNNNNNNNNNNNNNNNNNNNNNNNNNNNNNNNNNNNNNNNNNNNNNNNNNNNNNNNNNNNNNNNNNTATTAAATTTCCGAAACTACTAATAATTGGACCGCCACTCATTCCTTGTTGAATATCGCTGGTATAGCCAATTTCATAACCATCTTTTAAACTCGGTTGGGAGATGATTTGTTGTACTTCTCCTGTTGTCAATACTAATTTATCCTCAGATACAGCATATCCTGCGGCCATAACTGGTGTTTCTAAGTTAATATCAAAAGATGCGATTCTGTCAGCAATTTCTGATGGTAAACAATATTCTTTATTAGATGTAAATTCTAATATGGCTAAATCGAATTTATCAAAGTTAGTATTAGGGAAAATTTTAGCTGCATATTTTTGACCATCGGCTGTGATAATATTGATATTATTAATTCTTCTGACAACGTGGGAATTAGTCACTACTAAATAAGAATTACCTTTTCTCGCGAAAATTGTCCCGGAAGCGCCTCTTTCCTTGTCCCTGACTCTAACTGTAATTTGTTTAGCAATGGTTTGTAATTGTGGGTCTGAATAAATACCGTTTTCTGGGTCTGCTGGTTGTAATTCGCACGTTGGCGAGGTCTGTGTAAGTAGTTTTGTTGTCTTGGTTTGGGTTTCTATTGCTAACGCGGGATAAGGTAGCAGCAGTAAGCAGGAGATAATAGCGATTTGACGTTTCATGATTAGTTAAATAGTATTATTGGTACGGTTTTCCTCCCTTGTCCACTGTCCTTCCTTGTCCTCCAAGTCTTGCCCTCACGACAATGTAAAATACCTACCCTTGTGAAGGGGGAGGGTTCTGACAGGGGTAGGTTTTTAATATTATCTGTGAAGGCAGGACCAGGAAGACAAGGAGGGAAAGTAGACAAGGAAGATTTTATGCAAAAAATGTACTTCGGCTTCGCTCAGTACAAGGTCTGTTGAGCGTCAGTTTTTGTTACCAATTGTACATTATTGGTACGGTTTTCCTCCCTTGTCCACTGTCCTTCCTTGTCCTTCAAGTCTTGCCCTCACGACAATGTAAAATACCTACCCTTGTGAGCGGGTGGGGTATTTTGTTATTTAGAGATTTTTCTGAGATATTCACCCAGATTTAAGTAAGTATTTTCACCGGAATTTTGCCAATTTAAGTCTGTACTTCTACCTTCTCTGATTTCATTAAGTTCAGCTAGAACTGTAGTGGGGTTTACACCTGGCCTGACGCTAAATAAAATATTGTTTTTATTGCATTCACCAGGTTTAGCCGCACAGATAACTCCCAACCCATTCAACTTACCGGTAGTTAAATAATCTAATCGGCCTTGTTCGTAAAATTGCTGGAATTTTTTACTTACTTGTTGACAGCGTCTTTTAGGAGTCCATTCGCTACTGGGAAAGGAGTCAGATTTCCAAGCAATTATGGGTACATAAGGGTTAGGTTTTTTGTCGGGAACGAAGGCCATGGTAGTGGGAACTTTTCCCGTATTACCTTGGTAAGAAATTGAACGACAAGCAAAACTAACTTCTTGCTTGGGAATCTCTTGACTCAAACCGGGGTTAACACTCAGGGTAACTGTCAATGCGGTGAATGCTAAGACACTAGTTAATGCTGGTAGTTGCATAATGCTTGACCTTTGATTACTGAATTTTGGTGATTATGGCGCTACTTTTTTTAAACTTTATAGGTGTTGGTGAGTGAAAATATGAATTTTTCTCACGCAGAGGCGCAGAGGCGCGGAGTTTGAGACATGGAATTTTTGATTTTCATGTCTCAATTCAGCAAGGCTACTTGATACACACATAACTGATTGTATACTAATTTTTTGAAAATATTCAGATGTTTACTTAGAAGTTAATTTTATGATACAATCCGATTTGATGGATTAACACTGTAACTATATCATGTACTATTTTATCTATCATGTACTATTGTACCCGACCCCACTGCCCTAGTCCCGAAAACCGTTTTCCCGACTCTCCAGATTCTCATACTAAGTCGGGAATATTCTGTCAAGCTTGTGGAATGCCCCTAATATTAAAGGGGAGAAAGGGACATTATCAAACTATTAAACCTTTGGGGAAAGGAGGATTTGGTGCTACTTTTCAAGCTATTGATTTAGATTCTGTGAATCAGCGTCAATGTGTGATCAAACGATTGAATATTAATGACAACCCGGAAATTGCTGACAAACTTGTTGAAGGAATCAAAGCAGCTTTTGATCGAGAAGCTCAGGCTTTAGAATTTTTAGGTGATAATAGCGGGAATATTCCCACTTTATATGATTATTTTTCCTTGACCGCTCCTGCTTTTGGTCAACAAGAAGAGCTTGAGTTTAAATATTTAGTACAACAATATATCCAAGGTGAAGATCTATCTCAGGAACTCAGAAGAAAAGGTCGTTTTTCCGAAACAGAGACTTTAGATTTTTTAAAGCAAATTTTACCGATTTTACAATTTATTCATGACCAAAATTCTATCCATCGAGATATTAAACCCAGTAATATTGTTAGAGAAACAGCAACACAAAAACTATTTTTAATTGATTTTGGGGCGGTGAAACAAGTTGTTTCTGGTGAAACAAATATAAAAAAATCTCTACCTATTTTTACAAAAGTATACGCTTCTCCTGAACAAAGACCTGAAGAAAGAAGAATAGGAGAAATTTATCCGTCTAGTGATTTATATAGTTTGGCTGTTACTTGTCTGGAGTTAGTCACAGGTACAACTCCCGTTGATTACCTTGACAATAATTACCAAAATTGGCGACAACAAGCTAGTAGAATTATTCTAAGTACAGGACAAAAAATTGAGAGAGAGAAGAAAGTCGTCATATTTCAAATCTAAATCAGTAACAAGAGAACGCAGATAATCTAAACCGTAACGAAAAACACTTTTAGCAAAACGTCCATGTTTCTTGATTTTGATAGGTTGGTGTTGATGCAACCATTCTCCAGTCTTGACAGCCCAACACATAGC harbors:
- a CDS encoding S1 family peptidase; its protein translation is MKRQIAIISCLLLLPYPALAIETQTKTTKLLTQTSPTCELQPADPENGIYSDPQLQTIAKQITVRVRDKERGASGTIFARKGNSYLVVTNSHVVRRINNINIITADGQKYAAKIFPNTNFDKFDLAILEFTSNKEYCLPSEIADRIASFDINLETPVMAAGYAVSEDKLVLTTGEVQQIISQPSLKDGYEIGYTSDIQQGMSGGPIISSFGNLI
- a CDS encoding COP23 domain-containing protein, whose protein sequence is MQLPALTSVLAFTALTVTLSVNPGLSQEIPKQEVSFACRSISYQGNTGKVPTTMAFVPDKKPNPYVPIIAWKSDSFPSSEWTPKRRCQQVSKKFQQFYEQGRLDYLTTGKLNGLGVICAAKPGECNKNNILFSVRPGVNPTTVLAELNEIREGRSTDLNWQNSGENTYLNLGEYLRKISK
- a CDS encoding serine/threonine-protein kinase, with amino-acid sequence MYYCTRPHCPSPENRFPDSPDSHTKSGIFCQACGMPLILKGRKGHYQTIKPLGKGGFGATFQAIDLDSVNQRQCVIKRLNINDNPEIADKLVEGIKAAFDREAQALEFLGDNSGNIPTLYDYFSLTAPAFGQQEELEFKYLVQQYIQGEDLSQELRRKGRFSETETLDFLKQILPILQFIHDQNSIHRDIKPSNIVRETATQKLFLIDFGAVKQVVSGETNIKKSLPIFTKVYASPEQRPEERRIGEIYPSSDLYSLAVTCLELVTGTTPVDYLDNNYQNWRQQASRIILSTGQKIEREKKVVIFQI